A window from Hemibagrus wyckioides isolate EC202008001 linkage group LG17, SWU_Hwy_1.0, whole genome shotgun sequence encodes these proteins:
- the ypel2b gene encoding protein yippee-like 2, producing MLTMTRSKTFQAYLPTCHRTYSCIHCRAHLANHDELISKSFQGSQGRAYLFNSVVNVGCGPAEERVLLTGLHAVADIYCENCKTTLGWKYEHAFESSQKYKEGKFIIELAHMIKDNGWD from the exons ATGCTCACTATGACGCGCTCCAAAACTTTCCAGGCCTACCTTCCCACCTGTCACCGAACCTACAGCTGCATCCACTGCCGCGCACACCTCGCCAACCATGACGAGCTCATCTCTAAG TCCTTTCAAGGAAGTCAAGGCAGAGCCTATCTATTTAACTCTGT GGTGAACGTAGGCTGTGGTCCAGCAGAAGAGCGAGTGCTCCTCACCGGCCTACACGCAGTAGCAGACATCTATTGCGAGAACTGCAAAACTACACTAGGATGGAAATAT gaGCACGCCTTTGAGAGCAGCCAGAAGTACAAGGAGGGTAAGTTTATCATCGAGCTGGCCCACATGATAAAGGACAATGGCTGGGACTGA